One stretch of Chitinophagales bacterium DNA includes these proteins:
- a CDS encoding SPASM domain-containing protein, whose protein sequence is MKGNDIKNFISKLSLFKIWNAIKVYTSFQLSQILKKPIQWGLPFTISVEPTTTCNLGCPECPSGLKSFTRPTGNIDLEFYTKFLNETHKQLIYLYFYFQGEPYMHPKFLSLVKQATEKGIYTVTSTNAHFLTPRKAKETIESGLDRIIISIDGSTQNIYENYRVNGKLDKVIEGTKNLIAAKKELKSTTPHIIFQMLVVKPNEHQIAEVKKIGQEIGVDEVKLKTAQIYDYKNGSNLIPTMDKYSRYKKNTDGTYSIKNKMENKCWKLWHSNVITWDGKVVPCCFDKDAKYEMGNLNQETFKTIWQNKKYQNFKTQLIKNRKSIDICTNCTEGLKVWED, encoded by the coding sequence ATGAAGGGCAATGATATTAAAAATTTTATTAGCAAACTAAGTTTATTTAAAATTTGGAATGCCATTAAAGTTTATACTTCATTTCAGTTATCGCAAATACTTAAAAAACCTATACAGTGGGGTTTGCCTTTTACCATTTCTGTAGAACCCACTACCACTTGCAATTTAGGCTGCCCGGAATGTCCCAGTGGCTTAAAATCTTTTACCCGCCCTACAGGAAATATAGATTTAGAATTTTATACTAAATTTTTAAATGAAACGCATAAACAGCTCATTTATCTATATTTTTATTTTCAGGGCGAGCCCTATATGCATCCTAAGTTTTTGAGTCTGGTAAAACAGGCTACAGAAAAAGGTATTTATACCGTTACATCAACAAATGCTCATTTTTTAACACCCCGAAAAGCAAAAGAAACTATAGAAAGCGGATTGGATAGGATAATAATTTCTATAGATGGAAGCACTCAAAATATTTACGAAAATTATAGAGTAAATGGCAAATTAGATAAAGTGATAGAGGGAACAAAAAATTTAATAGCTGCCAAAAAAGAGCTGAAATCTACAACACCGCATATTATTTTTCAAATGTTAGTAGTAAAACCTAATGAGCATCAAATAGCAGAAGTTAAAAAAATAGGGCAGGAGATAGGCGTAGATGAAGTGAAGTTAAAAACGGCTCAAATATATGATTATAAAAACGGCAGTAATTTAATTCCAACTATGGATAAATACTCTCGGTATAAAAAAAATACCGATGGCACATATTCTATAAAAAATAAAATGGAAAATAAATGTTGGAAACTATGGCACAGCAATGTTATAACTTGGGACGGAAAAGTAGTGCCCTGCTGTTTTGATAAAGATGCAAAGTATGAAATGGGCAATTTAAACCAAGAAACATTTAAAACTATTTGGCAAAACAAAAAATATCAGAATTTTAAAACTCAGTTAATCAAAAACCGAAAGAGTATAGATATATGCACTAATTGTACAGAGGGTTTAAAAGTTTGGGAAGATTAA
- a CDS encoding DUF3365 domain-containing protein, translated as MKKIIVISPILVMMLAFVLKSCTQANNNEVAVNVSEKSETYYEGLKIVDQNCITCHLPKAGMDNRIAPPLFAVKQHYYTKGMQETEFIKNMTDFLLSPKIEHSKMPNAIEKFGLMPNLGMNKEQYEAVALYIYRAELEKPGWFEEHHKKEMATMMQNAEEGTEDYLKKGMNIALATKAELGKNLLNAIQTKGTDKALDFCNEKAIVLTDSMANELGAKIKRVSDKNRNPNNVANEQEQAYITLAKAAIAQNGKATPKVFEENGKMVGYYPITTNAMCLQCHGNIGTDINEKTLAAINQHYPNDKATGYASDELRGIWVVEMGK; from the coding sequence ATGAAAAAAATCATTGTCATTTCCCCCATTTTAGTAATGATGTTAGCTTTTGTTTTAAAAAGTTGTACTCAAGCTAACAATAATGAAGTTGCAGTAAATGTGTCTGAAAAATCTGAGACGTATTACGAAGGCCTAAAAATAGTTGATCAAAATTGTATTACTTGCCATCTCCCTAAAGCGGGTATGGATAATAGAATAGCACCACCTCTTTTTGCCGTAAAACAACATTATTATACAAAAGGAATGCAAGAAACAGAATTTATTAAAAATATGACTGATTTTTTGCTGTCGCCTAAAATTGAACATTCTAAAATGCCTAATGCTATTGAAAAGTTTGGATTAATGCCCAATTTAGGTATGAATAAAGAGCAGTATGAAGCAGTGGCTTTATATATTTATAGAGCCGAATTAGAAAAACCGGGTTGGTTTGAAGAGCATCACAAAAAAGAAATGGCTACTATGATGCAAAATGCAGAAGAAGGCACAGAAGATTATTTAAAAAAAGGTATGAATATAGCTTTAGCTACAAAAGCCGAGTTAGGTAAAAACTTATTGAATGCTATACAGACAAAAGGAACCGATAAAGCATTAGATTTTTGCAACGAAAAAGCCATAGTACTTACCGACAGTATGGCAAATGAATTAGGAGCTAAAATAAAAAGAGTTTCAGATAAAAACAGAAATCCTAATAATGTGGCTAATGAGCAAGAGCAGGCATATATTACCTTGGCTAAAGCAGCAATAGCTCAAAATGGAAAAGCTACGCCTAAAGTTTTTGAAGAGAATGGCAAAATGGTAGGATATTATCCTATTACCACTAATGCCATGTGTTTGCAATGCCACGGAAATATAGGAACAGATATAAATGAAAAAACACTGGCAGCTATAAACCAACATTACCCAAACGATAAAGCAACAGGCTA